The Vespula pensylvanica isolate Volc-1 chromosome 22, ASM1446617v1, whole genome shotgun sequence sequence GGTATTTTGAtgctaattatttttctaatcgttaGTGTATTATATTACTCTATCATTGAcatgatttgaaaaataattggaaaaaagaaatgatttatctATTATGTTATCTAAAGATAAGATACTATGTAGTTGTTGTTGAAgtataaaaatcaatgaatcaGTGGAAAATAATCATCAGCGAAGATGTTGAATGTGTATAAGCATGTAACAATGATGCAAGCTCACtcacataaattattttttaattaatactgtTTAATGacagtatatttttaaattatatacacatatatgtcttatttatttctcagtGTGTAAGTTATCATGAATCATCAACGAGAACTGAAATaacatgtttattttttcatcttattcAATGAATGTAATGACGAatgtttacttatttacttgtaAATATcctttgtatatattttttaactaacATGAAAAACAGCGACCAATATggttatttaacaatttaaataaaatatttattacaaaaacagAAAGTCTGTTTTTTGactaatgtttatatttaacaatattactACATTTAACAATgttatgaatttaatatttaacaatattatgagaagaaaatataaaatctataaaaagaaaatataaagatctaaaatgaataatatatacttatatacaatatatttatagatatatttacgtttataatataattaacacttcataaatcgaattttatattagtAGGAGTGCTACGATCTGTTTCTCGAAAACGGTCGGTAATATAGATCCCTACGGTACATTGGTATAAAATTCTGTAAATTGCTAGGTCTAATTAATACCGTACTTGTCACAGAATCAGATTGGAATTATGAAAATCATGCAAAGACCATTTTAGTGTCCATTGTGTTTTACAtgacattttaatataaatttatataatatggtTCGGACATTAcactatattattaatacaatcaTCATGAGCAGATGAAAGTCGTCTGCTACGCGTGTATATTGTGTGGCAACGTTGACGttactctttttcctttgcttttctgtaagatttaaaattaaaattttctcaaGAAAACTAATTGTCAATTGCCGAGAGACGGATTGCTGAAACAAATACTAAAAAGATGGTAAAATAATCAGAAAGAAGGGCCGGATATTAAAGAAGGCATACATTGCATTCGACGGATTTTGCTTTAGACAGAGGTTAAATTGATCATCAGCATGACTTTCCACTTTCAGTTCGGGTTTAACATGTTCCCGGAGATTCCGAGGCCCTTTAATACGCAGTACAAGTGCTTCTCCGTGTCGATGTTACCAGGAATTTATAGACAAGATGTAGAACGTGGTGGAAAAAGTTAGTCAGTAATGTATAAAATTGAAGATGTCATGTAACGATGAACTAGTACATtaccaatatttttttttagtaatcaTGCCTCCATCAGCTCTAGAACAACTTACAagattaaatatcaattatccAATGTTGTTCAAATTAACGAATAAGAAAACTAATAGAATTACTCATTGCGGAGTTCTAGAATTCGTTGCGGATGAAGGAAAAGTTTATTTGCCTTATTGGGTAagatattgtataaaatgttACTATACATCtacttttcaatgattttatataaaaaagtctTATGTGATTTTTACAGATGATGCATAACCTTCTTCTGGAAGAAGGGGAGTTGTTAAACGTAGAAAGTGTATCTCTTCCTATTGCAAAATTTTCACGTTTTCAACCACAATCAGAAGACTTTTTAGATATCACAAATCCAAAAGCAGTATTAGAAAATGGTTTAAGAAGTTTTGCATGTCTCACTACAGGGGATgttattgcaataaaatataatcaaagaaTATATGAAATGTGTGTATTAGAAACTAAACCTGGTCCAGCAGTCAGCATTATTGAATGTGATATGAATGTTGAATTTGCTCCACCTCTTGGATATAAAGAgccagaaagagaaacaaaaaacaatgAGAAAGATGTAGATCCTGCAGATTTAATGCCAACACCTACCGGTTTTGTACCGTTCAAGGGACAAGGAAATAGATTAGACGGTAAAAAGCGTAAGGATTCGTCTCAACTTGATTCAGTGATGAATAAAGTGGCCTATGTAAGAGGTATTCctgattatgattataaaataggCACTTTGAGgtttttaagaaatatgaaGCCTGTTAATAACAAAGAAGtaagtttaattatatttttattacatatgaCTTATAacatttgaatataaataatggtACTCGTTATAGGTAAAAGATCAAGATGAATTTAAAGCGTTCACTGGAGAAGGTTTCTCCCTTAGAAAGtcaagaaaatgataatgcaatcttaaagaaataattcgatcgtaaGTGTATGTCATGGGATCACGTGGTCACATTTACCATTAAACTATTGTACTATTCTCAAAATGTATTCGTTTGTACAATCACCCATTGACAGTATACATGTATCTTTGTACCTTAAGTCAatacaataacatttttaaaatttataacattgttTCATTGTGgtattaaatcgaaaatgattctttagaaagtaaatgatttctttatttatcatattcttACAGTTATCGATACAAAAATCttgttatatacattatcTTATACTATTTATCGTATTGATTCAGTCATTGATACAAAATCTTATATTAAATCTCTACATGATAATTTCGATGTACTTACATTTGAAAGATTACTTATCACTGTTGAAAACTTATAATGCTATAATTATCACAAGTTTTACCGAGctatttagtatatatataagaaaattaatctacCAAAGGGCCCCAAAAGTGTTTGCTTGGCCTTGTATGATCTtcagtaagaaaaaaatctctacCTACAGTTACAAATTCTTCCAAACTGAGTTTTCCATCTTCATTTATGTCAATGTAATTGAATGATACAACAGCATGCTGTAAAAAAGCATAAATAGTAAAATGTAAATCattcaaaaaatatgtacctcttgaagaaaaaattcatacaataaaaagaaaaagctcaTACAATATGGATTCATAAaacataaaatgttataatgttataaaaaagatattctacTTACATCATTTTCTAGTCccaaacatttaaaaaataatttatattcttttatggAGATCTCTCCATTTTGATCTTTATCAATTGCCTGATAATCAAAACAATATAATGTTTAatgctatatattttattatacagaaCCCATAATCTTATAACTACATaccttaaaaagaaaaggtaagaaactatgatatttttttttcaatgaaggATCATTAAGTACATGATGCATTTcctctaaatatttttcaatgcaaATTAGATTATAAGGACTAACTTCTCCCCATAATTCTTCCCACAAGTCctatacaaaaaataacataataaaaatttatattaagctttatgtaatatatacaaactTGGATTTAAACATATGTATAGGCGcacgacacacacacacttactgttaatatttttttaaattctatagTTTCTTCTGGAGATAAGTTTCCtattttagaaaatctttCTGCCAATAGCATGAAATCATCATAACTGATTATTCCATCTTTATTTACATCTAAATGACTATGCAAAGTTCTCATTTTCCTCCTCCAAAAGGGTGTCTGTCCCTGCAAaccataataaaattttctattaatttgaataaataattatccaaCTTTCCTAAGGAAAATACTTACTCTTTCCTGTTCATAATCAGAATCAATATCACTATCAATTTCGTCTATAGCTGTTAAAATCTGTctattatgaatttttctttcgctgtATAATCTCTTGGTCAGTTTATAGAactaaaacaaatatataacaatcttcttttaataatattagtaaattTGTACTGCggtaaaaatacaaaaatatgtgtataaatatttaatcatctCGTTacattaatagaaatatatcgatatcgttTATTGAGGTGACTCCAATTcgattacaattttttgtaacgtttgtatttataagaaaaatgtttctgtccttggaaaaaataaaaaaatcataataaacaatttctttataaatatctatcttaTCTTTTCCGAAAAATAGGTCGTACATACCGTCCGTAACGTACGAACCATgggtttatctttttttttgtattaaaagcGATAAGAAAATGagtctttctgtttctcttttcttagaaaaacAGTCTCCATTTTCTGATGTACCATATTCACGTTAACATGAAAAAATGagattattttgtaaaaatcgaAATGCTAGACCATAGAGAAAACAAAcgtattaacaatattaattatttaaattatatacatttttctcaaGCGCATTTCATtcaatacgaatatttttacatgtttaattttaaatgttgacaaaaaaaaaaataagaatatttttaaacgtttaattttaaacgttgataaaaaagaagtaagaatttttgttaaaaaaatattcacattcaagaaacatttataatatatgtaaatactaCTTTCTCTCATTAGTTACAAGTTATGAAATAACTCTGTTATGAAATAACGTAACGGACGATACGTTTTGAAATCATACGTTTTATAGCGTGGGAGAAgctagaaaaagagatcgaaagaaaccTCATTTGGATAGTATAAGAAGACAAGGACAAAGAGATTATTTTCGTCATAAGTAGCGATATGTAGGTATTTACATATAGAGACGAACACACACGCACGAATGTATAACCGGTTGCCGACCATCGAATATTAGTAAAGGGTATTTAAATAGTTTTGTTTACATCcgaatgaaaacaaaacaaaagacaTAGAACTGTATATATCGAtgcatacgtgtatgtattcaaataaagagaaaacaacttttttttcgaatacatgaatatataaatatatgaattatttacgaatatattacgaatatatgaatgaatacAATCCTTTGCAACTTTTTAATCCATACGCGTATGTTTCTTTGAGATCTTCCTTATTCTAATcttatttaatcttatttgatttttatataaaaaatttatttacgatcatCTTATTTATGATCGTCAATGTCGaatgataaaatttcaatttatgtttgaacaattttcatttatatatttctatgctTACCTGTAATTTTCGATCGGTTTGATTATATTCCTGATTCACGTTAGAAAATGCCCTGAATAACGTCGGTGTAATTCTCTCTTTAACAAGTCCCTTGGACATCATCGAACGTACGATGGTtttgaataaaacatttaccattttgtcgattttttttttcaatgaaaatgataaaatacaaaatgtaaaatacaatgaataaatatttctatgggattcgaagaaagaagaaaagtagcTCTTTGAATAAGGATCGTACTGAGTTAAAAGAGTGGGTCCGGACCCCTTTTTGTGTTCGACTCGTCTATTTCCCCTATCCCCCGCCGCCCCCAATCTTTTACTGCGCATGCGTACCAGATCTTTTctattctgtttctttttctatttcttttttttactgatTTAACAACTACTATAGGAGGCCACCCTTGGCCTCCTATGGTTGCCAAGCCTATAAGTCATAGACGTAAGCATtgtgatatttttcatttgatccAGGAAGAAGGAGATCGAATAAATGCATTTGCATATTGAACATAaactttttgataaaatatgctatattttttaaatatattccttATAATAATGTgggatattatataaagacaCGTATTAAGCGCATTAGCGTCTAATTATCAAGATCCATATgttcgtgatttttttttttgtgataaaACTTACAATAATCTAAGATAGTATTGTATTACAATGtgcaaataatttatattggaatctgttttaatttgattatatgcttttatatatttcatttcgatttgaaattttttttaaaagaatatttcatgcCACGCCATTGCAAGTGCTTTTTATCATCTATCCACGGTACAAGACTAATTTGggctttttattcgattaattttatgtcCAGACAGATTACTCGGAAGTAGAGACAAAGTGTAAACATAGGATCGTAACAGTAGCACGTTCATAGAAGCGAATAACATTCGGGTCACAAATGTGCGTACGATACcggaatatatacataacatacgTAAGCATGTATGTAGTACGTGACTAGAGGCATGATTCCCTGGGTAATGAACTGGAACAAAAAACAAGTTTCTGGCACGTGTCACtgtttaagaaataaatatgtaaataagtatTTGACGTCATTGTTAAACAGCGTAATGCAGGATAAAGAGGATTTTTGGAATTGTAACACTTATagtataaaatacattaaatatattgaaaacaagatatacatatatatttgtataatttgaaaacagctttatttacaataagtgtattgtatattttaatgttttgtATAATTGTTTATGTGTTTCTGTCAAATGCAAGCATATGATGCAGCGCATGATTTGTGTTCTAGCAAAATTCGAATATGAATGTAAGTTTCAACATAAATCATACGTTTTCTATGTTTATCCAGCCAGTCGTTAATAATCTCggttcatttttttaattaattcattttttatagtcTTCGATAGTATTtaactctttttatattcaatccTCTCTACTTTTACGTCATCTCCAACTAGCTGATACACATAAGTTACAACTGTAGAACTTTGTATATCCATTAGAACAAAAGATGGAATAACCGatctacaaatataatatgcaAAGTATCAATATTTGTAGATATTAATAAGACatagtatatacttataattataGGTCAAAGCTTACGTATCCAAGGGATTATATGCTCCTGTTGCTGATCCaggatttatataaaatttattttcatgttcGTAAGCTTCAAATTTATGAGTATGAccagatattaaaatatcaacatCCAACTGTCTTTGAATCAAGGCTAAAGCTTCTGGATCTCCCCATGGTACAACTTGATGACCATGTGATAATCCTATTCTAAATTGTCCAACAGTGACAACTTTTTGTTCTGgataatttaaattctttaagaataaaaaatagcgATTAATTAGACATACGAGTCGAAGAAAGGTTACAAGTAAAAATACATACCTCATCAAAATCTCCTCGTACTACATGTACATCACTGGCTAATGTCTTTAAATAATCATATGATTCTTTTGTACAAAG is a genomic window containing:
- the LOC122636509 gene encoding ubiquitin recognition factor in ER-associated degradation protein 1 isoform X2; the encoded protein is MFGFNMFPEIPRPFNTQYKCFSVSMLPGIYRQDVERGGKIIMPPSALEQLTRLNINYPMLFKLTNKKTNRITHCGVLEFVADEGKVYLPYWMMHNLLLEEGELLNVESVSLPIAKFSRFQPQSEDFLDITNPKAVLENGLRSFACLTTGDVIAIKYNQRIYEMCVLETKPGPAVSIIECDMNVEFAPPLGYKEPERETKNNEKDVDPADLMPTPTGFVPFKGQGNRLDGKKRKDSSQLDSVMNKVAYVRGIPDYDYKIGTLRFLRNMKPVNNKEVKDQDEFKAFTGEGFSLRKSRK
- the LOC122636509 gene encoding ubiquitin fusion degradation protein 1 homolog isoform X1 codes for the protein MTFHFQFGFNMFPEIPRPFNTQYKCFSVSMLPGIYRQDVERGGKIIMPPSALEQLTRLNINYPMLFKLTNKKTNRITHCGVLEFVADEGKVYLPYWMMHNLLLEEGELLNVESVSLPIAKFSRFQPQSEDFLDITNPKAVLENGLRSFACLTTGDVIAIKYNQRIYEMCVLETKPGPAVSIIECDMNVEFAPPLGYKEPERETKNNEKDVDPADLMPTPTGFVPFKGQGNRLDGKKRKDSSQLDSVMNKVAYVRGIPDYDYKIGTLRFLRNMKPVNNKEVKDQDEFKAFTGEGFSLRKSRK
- the LOC122636508 gene encoding sarcoplasmic calcium-binding protein, giving the protein MVNVLFKTIVRSMMSKGLVKERITPTLFRAFSNVNQEYNQTDRKLQFYKLTKRLYSERKIHNRQILTAIDEIDSDIDSDYEQERGQTPFWRRKMRTLHSHLDVNKDGIISYDDFMLLAERFSKIGNLSPEETIEFKKILTDLWEELWGEVSPYNLICIEKYLEEMHHVLNDPSLKKKYHSFLPFLFKAIDKDQNGEISIKEYKLFFKCLGLENDHAVVSFNYIDINEDGKLSLEEFVTVGRDFFLTEDHTRPSKHFWGPLVD
- the LOC122636511 gene encoding vacuolar protein sorting-associated protein 29, producing MLVLVLGDLHIPHRCSSLPSKFKKLLVPGRIQHILCTGNLCTKESYDYLKTLASDVHVVRGDFDENLNYPEQKVVTVGQFRIGLSHGHQVVPWGDPEALALIQRQLDVDILISGHTHKFEAYEHENKFYINPGSATGAYNPLDTSVIPSFVLMDIQSSTVVTYVYQLVGDDVKVERIEYKKS